In a genomic window of Sulfurisphaera tokodaii str. 7:
- a CDS encoding HIT family protein, translated as MQVDNCIFCKIVKGEIKSQKVYEDQEIMAFLDINPVNKGHVLVIPKDHYENIFDVPKEKLGKVIEVVQKVAIALRKMGADGVNIVSNNGKAAEQHIFHLHIHVIPRYFNDGKDIDSMSKRTKYNDEKEMSEYAEKIRLFLI; from the coding sequence ATGCAAGTAGATAATTGTATATTTTGTAAAATAGTTAAAGGAGAGATAAAATCACAAAAAGTCTATGAGGACCAAGAAATAATGGCATTTTTAGATATTAATCCAGTTAATAAGGGTCATGTTCTAGTAATTCCTAAAGATCATTATGAAAATATTTTCGATGTTCCAAAAGAGAAATTAGGCAAAGTGATAGAAGTTGTACAGAAAGTTGCAATAGCGTTAAGAAAGATGGGAGCAGATGGGGTAAATATTGTATCTAACAATGGTAAAGCGGCTGAACAACATATATTTCATCTACATATTCACGTAATTCCAAGATATTTTAATGATGGAAAAGATATTGACTCCATGTCTAAAAGGACAAAATATAACGATGAAAAGGAAATGTCAGAATATGCTGAGAAGATAAGATTATTCCTCATCTGA
- the serS gene encoding serine--tRNA ligase produces the protein MSWSILELVRNNPDKLKEYIKRRFIDVSLVDRAVELDKKWRQTLQEVEKLRHEHNVISSSIPKAKPEERQELIKKAKELLKALEEKEKELDNIENERDNILMQLPNIVDDSAPIGPDETYSVPIRFWGKFKVYEKDEAEFLSQLKGNRVDYEIIHWKPVGHADMLENVLKLGDTKKAAEVSGARFYYLFDDIVWLDIALLNYAIDTMTSKGYTLVLPPYMLRGEVIKSVIDLDTFKDAIYKIENEDLYLIATAEHPIAALYFKEEIPKEKLPLKYVGISPAFRKEAGAANKDLKGIFRVHQFHKVEQFIFSSPEDSWKLHEELIRNAEEIFQGLGLPYRVINIATGDLGACAAKKYDLEVWMPAQAKFREMVSCSNCLDWQAYRMRIRYVEKGGKKGYVHTLNSTAIASTRTITAILENYQREDGVVEIPKVLKKYLEPFSRAPKDYIYPRKE, from the coding sequence GTGTCTTGGAGTATATTAGAGTTAGTTAGAAACAATCCGGATAAACTTAAGGAATATATAAAAAGAAGATTTATAGATGTCTCTTTGGTTGATAGAGCTGTAGAATTAGATAAGAAATGGAGACAAACACTACAAGAAGTAGAAAAGCTAAGGCATGAGCACAATGTTATAAGCTCCTCTATTCCTAAGGCCAAACCAGAAGAGAGACAAGAGTTGATAAAGAAAGCAAAAGAATTATTAAAGGCATTGGAAGAAAAGGAAAAAGAGCTAGATAATATAGAGAATGAAAGAGATAATATATTAATGCAATTGCCTAATATAGTAGATGATTCTGCTCCTATAGGGCCTGATGAAACATATAGCGTTCCTATAAGATTTTGGGGGAAATTTAAAGTATACGAAAAAGATGAAGCTGAGTTTCTTAGTCAATTAAAAGGAAATAGGGTTGATTATGAAATTATACATTGGAAGCCAGTTGGACATGCAGATATGTTAGAAAATGTTCTAAAACTAGGAGATACCAAGAAAGCAGCAGAAGTATCTGGTGCCAGATTCTACTATTTATTTGATGACATAGTTTGGTTAGATATTGCATTACTTAATTATGCAATAGACACGATGACAAGTAAAGGATATACTTTAGTACTTCCTCCATATATGTTAAGAGGGGAGGTCATAAAGAGCGTTATTGATTTAGATACATTTAAGGACGCAATTTATAAGATAGAAAATGAAGATCTTTATCTTATTGCTACCGCAGAACATCCAATAGCGGCCCTATACTTTAAGGAGGAAATACCTAAAGAGAAACTTCCATTAAAATATGTTGGTATAAGTCCTGCATTTAGGAAAGAAGCTGGAGCTGCAAATAAGGATTTGAAAGGTATATTTAGGGTTCATCAGTTTCATAAAGTGGAGCAATTTATCTTTTCATCTCCAGAAGATAGTTGGAAATTACATGAAGAATTAATAAGGAATGCAGAAGAGATATTTCAAGGATTAGGATTACCATATAGGGTCATAAATATCGCAACTGGTGACTTAGGTGCATGTGCAGCTAAAAAGTATGATTTAGAAGTATGGATGCCCGCACAAGCTAAGTTTAGAGAGATGGTAAGTTGTAGTAATTGTCTTGATTGGCAAGCATATAGAATGAGGATAAGATATGTAGAAAAGGGAGGTAAGAAAGGTTATGTACATACGCTAAATAGTACTGCTATAGCTAGTACTAGGACTATAACAGCAATCCTTGAAAATTACCAGAGAGAAGATGGTGTAGTTGAAATACCTAAAGTGCTCAAAAAATACTTAGAACCATTTAGTAGGGCTCCTAAAGATTACATATATCCTAGAAAAGAATAA
- the hisG gene encoding ATP phosphoribosyltransferase: MKMAIPNKGRLKDPVVQFLASVGVKGNFSDDRALIIPTNWEGVQLVMVRTEDIPSIVESGAAELGITGHDYVIESNSDVDELIRLDFGKSKIVLAVPVSWNIDRVEEIKDEIRIATKYYNIAKQYLEKKNIKAKIVKISGAAEVMPSLGAADAIIDVMSTGTTLKLHGLKPLDTILESSAVVIANRNWVKSEEADKINLLLTMMKGALMARNKKMIFMNVPDDKLDKVIASLPAMLSPTLSKLAKSDAWEVITVVDEDLIPEVIAKVKANGARDIVVVNIEKVVK; the protein is encoded by the coding sequence TTGAAAATGGCAATTCCAAATAAAGGCAGATTAAAAGATCCTGTTGTTCAATTTTTAGCTTCAGTAGGAGTGAAAGGGAATTTCTCCGATGATAGAGCTTTAATAATACCCACTAATTGGGAGGGAGTACAACTAGTTATGGTTAGGACTGAGGATATTCCTAGTATAGTAGAATCTGGTGCCGCAGAGTTAGGAATAACTGGGCATGATTATGTAATTGAGTCAAATTCTGATGTTGATGAATTAATCAGACTTGATTTTGGAAAATCAAAAATTGTCTTAGCTGTTCCAGTGAGTTGGAATATTGACAGAGTTGAAGAAATTAAAGATGAAATAAGGATAGCTACAAAGTACTATAATATCGCAAAACAGTATCTTGAAAAGAAGAATATAAAAGCTAAAATAGTTAAAATCAGTGGTGCTGCAGAAGTAATGCCATCTTTGGGTGCTGCAGATGCTATAATAGATGTTATGAGTACTGGGACTACTCTAAAACTTCATGGCTTAAAACCTTTAGATACAATTTTAGAAAGTAGTGCTGTGGTTATCGCGAATAGAAATTGGGTAAAAAGCGAAGAAGCTGATAAAATAAATTTGCTTTTAACCATGATGAAAGGGGCTTTAATGGCAAGAAATAAGAAAATGATATTTATGAATGTTCCAGATGATAAATTGGATAAAGTTATAGCATCACTTCCAGCTATGCTTTCTCCAACGCTATCAAAACTAGCAAAAAGTGATGCATGGGAAGTTATAACGGTGGTTGATGAAGATCTTATACCGGAAGTAATAGCTAAAGTAAAAGCTAATGGTGCTAGGGATATTGTAGTAGTTAATATAGAGAAAGTGGTGAAATAA
- the hisH gene encoding imidazole glycerol phosphate synthase subunit HisH: MKATLINYGVGNLFSIKAGLERVGFNVKISFLPEGDEDVIVLPGVGAFSAVSSYLNSMKDKFNELRERGVKFLGVCLGMQVMFDEGTEGGLSKGLGWFKGKVDKIHSNVKLPHIGWDKLFVNKDSCNLTEGLDGKYVYYVHSYVAYTNDYVAYSEYGIKYPAIVCNDFAVGTQFHPEKSSVTGKIFLRNFYSWVKR; encoded by the coding sequence ATGAAAGCTACTCTAATAAACTATGGTGTAGGAAACCTGTTCAGCATTAAGGCTGGTCTAGAAAGGGTTGGGTTTAATGTTAAGATTTCTTTCTTACCAGAGGGAGATGAAGATGTCATAGTATTGCCTGGTGTAGGTGCGTTTTCTGCAGTCTCTTCCTATCTAAATTCTATGAAGGATAAATTTAATGAACTGAGAGAGAGAGGAGTAAAGTTTTTGGGTGTATGTTTAGGTATGCAAGTAATGTTTGATGAAGGAACTGAGGGGGGTTTGAGTAAAGGTTTAGGATGGTTTAAAGGTAAAGTTGATAAAATTCATTCTAACGTAAAACTTCCTCATATTGGTTGGGACAAGTTATTTGTTAATAAAGATTCTTGTAATTTGACTGAAGGCTTAGATGGTAAATATGTGTATTATGTCCATAGTTATGTAGCGTATACAAATGATTACGTTGCTTATAGTGAGTATGGAATTAAATACCCAGCTATAGTATGTAATGATTTTGCTGTAGGAACTCAGTTTCATCCTGAAAAGAGCAGTGTAACTGGTAAGATATTCCTTAGAAACTTTTATTCGTGGGTTAAAAGATGA
- the hisI gene encoding phosphoribosyl-AMP cyclohydrolase, protein MKLSENEASKLIEKLWFRHTDSTIIAVLQDYKTKEVLMVGHMNREAVFKTLTTGYVHFWSLSRKKLWLKGETSGHFQLVEDFKIDCDGDAMVFLVKSVGPVCHTGNRSCFYRNFSDLI, encoded by the coding sequence ATGAAACTAAGTGAGAATGAAGCCTCTAAGTTAATAGAAAAATTATGGTTTAGGCATACAGATTCTACTATAATAGCTGTTCTTCAAGATTATAAAACTAAAGAAGTTCTAATGGTTGGGCATATGAATAGAGAAGCAGTTTTTAAAACTTTGACAACTGGATATGTTCATTTTTGGTCACTAAGTAGGAAGAAGTTATGGTTAAAAGGAGAGACTAGTGGCCATTTTCAATTAGTTGAAGATTTTAAAATTGATTGTGATGGAGATGCTATGGTTTTCTTAGTCAAATCAGTTGGTCCTGTATGTCATACTGGAAATAGGAGTTGCTTCTATAGGAATTTTTCAGATTTAATTTAA
- a CDS encoding B12-binding domain-containing radical SAM protein, whose translation MTNHHGKEFLGFLATGPAVGIPESVWKWLACPKMKTDDLGRPVQAPYGMRKIEAALIDAGFKAAIIDPDHLNKHLPYAKALMFSHHDYFAFGPPSSTWWGITRKEPVNYKSFMELVNRPEIKKEKERGMKILAGGPSVWQWLWREDMIEKVGVDTLVDGEGEKAVVKLAQMILDGEPLPKYVYIGADEAPSVDEIPEIKGASVNGLIEIMRGCARSCRFCSVTLRPTRYYPLEKIEKELMVNVRNGVKHGVVHSDDVLFYGAIGIYPRPEPLIKLHKLVKKYYKTIAWSHASLAAIRYSEEKYGLISKLMEIVFEDGNQSYLGVEVGIETGSARLAKEIMPAKSAPYKVEEYPETVEQAFKIMHENKIIPAGTMIVGLPEETEDDVYKTIELVDNLRPYRSILVPMFFVPMGYFKNKDWFTRIKLTEAHIELYRKVFWHDVYWGEEIIDHFYMKGPLYYPVRMTLKLFLRVAKRMMKKIESNLEYYLKK comes from the coding sequence ATGACGAATCATCACGGAAAAGAATTTCTAGGCTTCCTAGCTACAGGACCAGCAGTAGGAATACCAGAAAGTGTTTGGAAATGGTTGGCATGTCCAAAAATGAAGACTGATGATTTAGGAAGACCTGTTCAGGCACCATATGGAATGAGAAAAATAGAGGCTGCATTAATAGATGCTGGGTTCAAAGCTGCTATAATTGATCCAGATCATTTAAATAAACATTTACCTTATGCAAAAGCATTAATGTTCTCACATCACGATTATTTCGCATTCGGTCCCCCATCTTCTACTTGGTGGGGAATAACTAGAAAAGAGCCGGTAAATTATAAGAGTTTTATGGAGTTAGTAAATAGACCAGAGATAAAAAAAGAAAAAGAAAGAGGAATGAAAATTCTAGCTGGTGGACCATCAGTTTGGCAATGGTTATGGAGAGAAGATATGATAGAGAAAGTAGGCGTTGATACACTTGTTGATGGAGAGGGAGAAAAGGCAGTAGTAAAATTAGCTCAAATGATATTAGATGGCGAACCTTTACCTAAATATGTTTATATAGGAGCTGATGAAGCACCATCTGTAGACGAAATTCCAGAGATTAAAGGAGCTAGCGTTAATGGGTTAATAGAAATTATGAGAGGATGTGCACGTTCATGTAGATTTTGCTCCGTGACACTAAGACCTACAAGATACTATCCATTAGAAAAAATTGAGAAAGAGCTAATGGTTAACGTAAGAAATGGTGTAAAACATGGAGTGGTACATAGTGATGATGTATTGTTTTATGGTGCCATCGGAATTTATCCTAGACCAGAACCACTAATAAAGTTGCACAAATTAGTAAAGAAATATTATAAAACGATAGCTTGGAGCCATGCTAGCTTAGCAGCAATAAGATATTCAGAAGAAAAGTATGGATTAATTTCGAAGCTCATGGAAATAGTATTTGAAGATGGGAACCAAAGTTATTTAGGTGTTGAAGTAGGGATAGAAACGGGTTCAGCACGGCTTGCTAAGGAAATAATGCCAGCTAAATCGGCACCCTATAAAGTTGAAGAATATCCAGAGACTGTAGAACAAGCTTTCAAAATCATGCATGAAAATAAGATTATACCAGCTGGAACTATGATAGTTGGATTACCAGAAGAAACAGAAGATGATGTATACAAGACTATAGAGCTTGTTGATAACTTAAGACCTTATAGAAGTATATTAGTACCTATGTTCTTTGTACCTATGGGATACTTTAAGAATAAGGACTGGTTTACCAGGATTAAATTAACTGAAGCTCATATAGAACTGTACAGAAAAGTATTCTGGCACGACGTATATTGGGGAGAGGAAATAATAGATCACTTTTACATGAAAGGACCCCTATACTATCCAGTAAGAATGACATTAAAATTATTCCTCAGAGTAGCTAAAAGAATGATGAAAAAGATAGAATCAAACCTAGAATATTATTTAAAGAAATAA
- a CDS encoding metal-sulfur cluster assembly factor, translating to MSTQQNINKEEWKKKIMEALTQVYDPEIPVDIVNLGLIYELKISDEGDVYVRMGLTAPGCPVVDDLIYTVEQVIKETVPAKSVDVDIDLDTPWNPLKMTPEGREKFKQLYGYDIVEMWIQTYGLPEGQDQQDQKA from the coding sequence ATGTCTACTCAGCAAAATATTAACAAAGAGGAATGGAAGAAAAAGATTATGGAAGCTTTAACGCAAGTTTATGACCCAGAAATTCCAGTAGATATTGTAAATTTAGGTCTTATTTATGAATTAAAAATTAGCGATGAAGGGGATGTTTATGTTCGTATGGGATTAACGGCTCCTGGTTGCCCTGTTGTAGATGATTTAATTTATACAGTGGAGCAAGTAATTAAAGAAACAGTTCCTGCAAAATCAGTAGATGTAGATATTGATTTAGATACACCATGGAATCCGTTAAAAATGACCCCCGAGGGAAGAGAAAAGTTCAAGCAATTATATGGCTATGATATTGTTGAGATGTGGATTCAAACATATGGATTACCAGAAGGACAAGATCAACAAGATCAGAAGGCATAA
- a CDS encoding zf-TFIIB domain-containing protein, whose translation MKFCPKCGGVMIPTKKDGKEILRCTKCGYEMELTAKDKKEYSVKEQKDKNSRVLTTSLVSDKGERKLEEEQLEQEREEYYKEVGLELLREELSEETESDEE comes from the coding sequence ATGAAGTTCTGCCCTAAATGTGGAGGAGTAATGATACCGACTAAGAAGGACGGAAAAGAGATACTGAGATGTACTAAGTGCGGTTACGAGATGGAACTTACAGCCAAGGATAAAAAAGAATATAGTGTAAAAGAACAAAAGGACAAAAATAGTAGAGTACTTACCACGTCATTAGTTAGTGATAAAGGAGAGAGAAAATTAGAGGAAGAGCAATTAGAACAAGAAAGAGAAGAATATTATAAAGAAGTTGGATTAGAACTATTAAGAGAAGAATTAAGTGAAGAAACAGAGTCAGATGAGGAATAA
- the hisA gene encoding 1-(5-phosphoribosyl)-5-((5-phosphoribosylamino)methylideneamino)imidazole-4-carboxamide isomerase, with translation MLKVVPSIDISEGKAVKRIRGVKGSGLILGNPVKIAYEIYEEGYDYLHVVDLDSAEENGNNEEYVKDICKIGFKWVQVGGGIRNVEKAERLLDYDCSAIVISTLPIKDPKSFMDIQKIIGKDKILLSVDYDSSGYVLIRGWKEKSIKVLDFLLSYDSLGYIFTYVENEGTKRGIDNNVKNYVIRIKGLKEYAGGIGSIEDLYKLNEYGINYAIIGMSFYSGSLRGIKYVY, from the coding sequence ATGCTAAAAGTCGTACCCAGTATTGATATTAGTGAAGGGAAGGCAGTGAAAAGGATAAGAGGTGTAAAAGGCTCTGGTTTAATTCTCGGTAACCCCGTTAAGATAGCATATGAGATTTACGAGGAAGGTTATGATTATCTACATGTAGTTGACTTAGATTCCGCTGAAGAGAACGGAAATAATGAAGAATATGTTAAAGATATATGTAAAATAGGTTTTAAGTGGGTTCAAGTTGGTGGAGGGATCAGAAATGTTGAAAAAGCTGAGAGATTACTAGATTACGATTGTTCTGCTATAGTTATTTCCACATTACCAATAAAAGATCCTAAATCTTTTATGGATATACAAAAAATAATAGGAAAAGATAAAATTTTACTTTCTGTTGACTATGATTCCTCAGGTTATGTATTAATAAGAGGATGGAAAGAGAAATCAATAAAAGTTTTAGATTTTCTTCTTTCTTATGATTCCTTGGGTTATATATTTACTTATGTAGAGAATGAAGGTACTAAGAGAGGAATTGATAACAACGTGAAAAATTATGTTATAAGAATAAAAGGGCTAAAAGAATACGCTGGTGGAATAGGATCTATAGAAGATTTATATAAGTTAAATGAGTATGGTATTAATTATGCGATAATAGGTATGAGCTTTTATTCTGGCAGTTTAAGAGGGATAAAATATGTCTACTAG
- the hisF gene encoding imidazole glycerol phosphate synthase subunit HisF: protein MTAKRIIACLDVKNGRVVKGVNFLNLKDKGDPVELASRYEEEGADEIVFLDITATIEGRKALLEVVKNTASVLSIPLTVGGGIRTIEDVSRILGNGADKVSINTAAVENKKIITEASEQFGAQAIVVAIDVKRVNNSFIVFTRSGTYNTGIDAIQWAKEVEKLGAGEILLTSIDKDGTREGYDIELTKEVNNSVNIPVIASGGAGKMEHFYEVLKVADAALAAGVFHDGVIKIPELKRFLLEKGIEVRV from the coding sequence ATGACAGCTAAAAGAATAATTGCTTGTTTAGATGTAAAAAACGGTAGAGTAGTCAAGGGTGTAAATTTCCTTAACTTAAAAGACAAGGGAGACCCCGTAGAATTAGCATCTAGATACGAAGAAGAAGGAGCGGACGAAATAGTATTTTTGGATATTACAGCTACTATAGAAGGAAGAAAAGCATTATTAGAAGTAGTAAAAAATACGGCTAGCGTATTATCTATACCACTGACGGTAGGAGGTGGAATAAGAACAATAGAAGATGTTTCAAGAATTCTAGGTAATGGCGCTGATAAAGTAAGTATAAATACAGCAGCAGTTGAAAACAAAAAGATAATAACTGAGGCCTCTGAACAATTTGGTGCTCAAGCAATTGTTGTAGCAATTGATGTGAAAAGGGTTAATAATTCGTTCATAGTTTTTACTAGATCTGGTACCTATAATACCGGTATAGACGCAATTCAATGGGCAAAAGAAGTAGAAAAATTGGGTGCTGGGGAAATTTTGCTTACAAGTATTGATAAAGATGGTACAAGAGAAGGATATGATATCGAGCTTACAAAAGAGGTAAATAATTCTGTAAATATTCCAGTTATTGCTAGTGGTGGTGCAGGGAAAATGGAACATTTTTATGAGGTTTTAAAAGTTGCGGATGCCGCGTTGGCTGCAGGTGTTTTTCATGATGGCGTTATTAAGATCCCTGAACTTAAAAGGTTTTTGTTAGAGAAGGGTATAGAGGTGAGAGTATGA
- a CDS encoding Lrp/AsnC family transcriptional regulator, whose translation MSDKRRVEIDTVDKKLLMELLRDSRVSLRRLAEEMNVSPATLHNRLLRLMQEGVVKGFIALLDYTKLGYSLTSIIMAKVDGKHLVEFEKEISNYDNVIAVYDIVGEYDVAIVAKFRSVEDLDNFLKNLLKNPKVERTHTSIVLNVVKEDPRIRVI comes from the coding sequence ATGTCGGATAAAAGACGTGTTGAAATAGATACAGTAGATAAAAAATTGCTTATGGAATTGTTAAGAGATTCAAGAGTTAGTTTAAGAAGATTAGCAGAAGAAATGAATGTTTCTCCTGCAACATTACATAACAGGCTCCTTAGATTAATGCAGGAAGGTGTTGTAAAAGGTTTTATAGCACTATTAGACTATACTAAATTAGGCTATTCTCTCACTAGTATTATTATGGCTAAAGTAGATGGCAAACATTTGGTTGAATTTGAAAAGGAAATCTCAAATTATGATAATGTTATAGCAGTTTATGATATTGTAGGAGAATATGATGTTGCAATAGTTGCTAAGTTCAGAAGCGTAGAAGATTTAGATAACTTTCTTAAAAACTTACTAAAGAACCCAAAAGTTGAAAGAACGCACACTAGCATTGTTTTAAATGTTGTTAAGGAAGATCCAAGAATAAGAGTAATATGA
- the hisD gene encoding histidinol dehydrogenase — MILKELPKQRPNDFTKVLQDVEKIISYVKQKGDEALIELEEKFDKVKLTSIKFPEVDKLASQISQDLKMAIDVIFTQIYEFNNSIKPPNIIGGSANGIDYGIMWKSIERVGIYVPGGEKAYPSTLLMAGVPALVAGVKEIYVSSPPTKINSAIAYISLKLGVKEIYAIGGAQAIAAMAYGTQTVKKVDKIVGPGNIYVQAAKYLVSSDVGIDGIEGPTELVIIADETANPSNIILDLKAQAEHGRSTFLVLLSNSDKIINFVSKELDVDSNIYYVIKVNSIDEAIDIANEIAPEHLSLQISSAREYLPKVKNAGAVTLGNTPPAIIDYSAGPNHILPTNGWAKIRGGISVYDYLKMIMYASTSNPEKKLVEASKILAKYEGFVFHADSIGVRYE, encoded by the coding sequence ATGATATTAAAGGAGTTACCTAAGCAAAGACCTAATGATTTTACCAAAGTACTTCAAGATGTAGAGAAGATTATTAGTTATGTTAAGCAAAAAGGTGACGAGGCTTTAATAGAACTCGAAGAAAAATTCGATAAAGTAAAACTTACATCCATAAAGTTTCCTGAGGTAGATAAGCTAGCTTCTCAGATTTCACAAGATTTAAAAATGGCAATAGATGTAATCTTTACACAGATATACGAATTTAACAATTCAATAAAACCACCAAATATTATAGGAGGTAGTGCTAACGGTATAGATTACGGAATAATGTGGAAAAGTATCGAGAGAGTAGGAATTTATGTGCCAGGTGGTGAGAAAGCATACCCGTCAACACTATTAATGGCTGGTGTTCCTGCTTTAGTTGCTGGTGTTAAGGAAATTTATGTTTCTTCTCCTCCAACTAAAATAAATTCAGCTATAGCATATATTTCTCTTAAGCTTGGAGTTAAAGAAATCTATGCAATTGGTGGTGCACAGGCAATTGCTGCGATGGCATATGGAACTCAAACTGTTAAGAAAGTGGATAAGATTGTTGGCCCTGGTAATATTTATGTTCAAGCGGCAAAATATTTAGTCAGTAGTGATGTTGGTATAGATGGTATCGAAGGTCCTACTGAATTAGTTATTATAGCTGATGAAACCGCTAATCCCTCTAACATAATATTAGATTTGAAAGCTCAAGCTGAGCATGGGAGGTCAACTTTTCTAGTTTTGCTTTCCAATTCAGATAAGATTATTAACTTTGTATCTAAAGAACTTGATGTAGATTCCAATATCTATTATGTCATCAAAGTAAATTCTATAGATGAAGCAATAGATATTGCTAATGAGATAGCACCAGAGCATTTATCTTTACAAATTTCTAGTGCTAGAGAATATCTACCAAAAGTGAAAAACGCTGGAGCTGTAACTTTGGGAAATACCCCTCCAGCAATAATTGACTATTCTGCTGGTCCAAATCATATTTTACCTACAAATGGTTGGGCAAAAATTAGAGGTGGAATATCAGTTTATGATTATCTAAAGATGATAATGTATGCTTCTACGTCGAATCCAGAGAAAAAACTTGTTGAAGCTTCTAAAATTTTAGCAAAATATGAAGGTTTCGTATTTCATGCTGACAGTATTGGTGTTAGGTATGAGTAG
- the hisBd gene encoding imidazoleglycerol-phosphate dehydratase, which yields MSTRSVRKIRETKETKIELYLDIDKKGEVKVSTPVNFLNHMLSTLFYYMNSTATLIAEDKQNFDDHHVVEDTAIVIGEAFKEALGDKKGIRRFSHQIIPMDDALVLVAVDISGRGVSNIELNLERDEIGGLATENIIHFFQTFSYNSGVNMHIIQLRGWNTHHVIEASFKGLGFSLYEASRIVYEETYSLKGSL from the coding sequence ATGTCTACTAGGAGTGTAAGAAAAATCAGAGAAACTAAAGAAACTAAAATAGAATTATATCTAGATATAGATAAGAAAGGAGAGGTAAAAGTATCTACTCCAGTTAATTTTCTTAATCATATGCTTTCAACACTTTTCTATTATATGAATTCCACTGCTACTCTCATTGCAGAAGATAAGCAAAATTTCGATGATCATCATGTTGTAGAGGACACTGCAATAGTTATTGGAGAGGCCTTTAAAGAAGCTTTAGGTGACAAGAAGGGAATAAGAAGGTTTTCTCATCAAATTATTCCCATGGACGATGCTTTAGTTTTGGTTGCTGTAGATATTTCTGGAAGAGGAGTAAGCAATATTGAACTTAATTTAGAAAGAGATGAGATTGGAGGTTTGGCAACAGAGAATATTATTCATTTCTTTCAAACTTTCTCTTATAATTCTGGGGTGAATATGCATATTATTCAATTAAGAGGATGGAATACTCATCATGTTATCGAAGCATCGTTTAAGGGTCTTGGTTTTTCGTTGTATGAAGCTTCCAGAATAGTTTATGAAGAAACTTACAGTCTAAAGGGATCTTTATGA
- the hisE gene encoding phosphoribosyl-ATP diphosphatase: MSSNVLDTLYSIILDRISNKKEGSYTVKLLEKGKPYIARKVGEEATEVIVASLSEGRERFISEVADLIYHLFVLMAVEGVKPEDVYEELKRRMK, encoded by the coding sequence ATGAGTAGTAATGTATTAGATACGCTATATTCCATTATTTTAGATAGGATAAGCAATAAGAAGGAAGGTAGTTATACTGTAAAATTGCTAGAAAAAGGTAAACCTTATATAGCTAGAAAAGTGGGTGAGGAAGCTACGGAAGTAATTGTGGCTTCATTAAGTGAAGGAAGAGAGAGATTTATTAGTGAAGTAGCAGACTTAATATATCATCTTTTCGTATTAATGGCTGTAGAAGGAGTTAAGCCAGAAGATGTTTATGAGGAGCTAAAAAGGAGGATGAAGTGA